Part of the Verrucomicrobiota bacterium genome is shown below.
GAAAAGGATAAGGCGGCAAACTACCTCAAGATCATGCAAAGTTCGGCCCCCAAAGAACATAAGTAACGGCACGGATTCGGACCTGCATACGCTTGCGATTGCCCTCACCCCTCCAACGGCTGGTTTCCAGGCCTGAGTTCGGACCGTTCGTCCTGCTCGTCCTGGAAACCGCCGTCTTCACCGCGCGGTCTCCGGCCTTCATGTCGCCGGGCAACATCAGCAACCTGCTGGCCTTCACTCCCGAACTGGGCATGATCACGCTGGGCATGACCCTGCTGATGACCTCCGGGGAGTTTGACCTGTCGGTAGGCTCGGTCTTCGGCTTTGCCCCCGTGGTGATGTGGACGTTCTATAACACTCACACCGCCTCCCTGGAGGGGGGATTCCTGATCGCGATCGCGCTCGCCGCCGTCATCGGCTCTATTAACGGCTGGTTTGTTACCCGCCTGAAGATCCCCTCGTTCCTCGTCACGCTCGGCATGCTGCTGGTTGTGCGCGGAACAGCTCTCTACCTTACCAGCGGTTTCCCGCAAAGGACCTGGACGGCCAACTCGTGGCTGATGAGAGTCATCGTCGGCGAATTCGCAGCCGGCGAACTGCACCTCTACGCGTCGCTGCTCTGGTTTCTCCTGTTCGCCCTTCTCCTCCATTACGTGCTCACCAGGTCAAAAGCGGGAAACTGGATTCAGGCCGCCGGCGGCAACGCGGAAGCCGCCCGCGCGCGCGGCGTGCGCGTAACGCGCACCAAAAGCATCCTGTTCATCCTCACCGCGGTGATCGCGGCATACGCCGGCGTCACCAGTTCGATCCGGGTCTCAGCCGCCAACCCGAACAGCGGGACCGGCTACGAGCTCGAGGTGATCGCGATGGTGGTCATCGGGGGCACCGCCCTCAACGGCGGGCGCGGCACCATCATCGGCACCGTCATCGGCGTGCTGATCCTGCGCATGATGCGTAACGGCATCGTCCTCGTCGGCGTCCCCGGCCTCGCCTACAACATCTTCATCGGCGCCATCATCCTCGCCATGATGGCGCTTCATTCCTGGCTCGAACGCCGTCACCACGCCGGCACCTGAGGATCATGGCGGACGAACTCGTGCGCATGGAGCGCATCAACAAGTACTTCGGTCGCGTGCAGGCGCTCAATGACGTCACCCTGTCCGTGCGCCCGAACGAAATCGTCGGTCTGCTGGGCGACAACGGCGCCGGCAAATCGACGTTGATCAAGATCCTTTCCGGTGCGCTCAGGGCCGACAGCGGGGATATCTACATCCGCGGCAACAAGGTAGACATCCGCACCACGACCGATGCTATCGCCCACGGAATCGAGACGATCTACCAGGACTCGGCGCTTGTGGCCCAGCTCTCAATTGCGCGCAACCTGTTCCTGGGACGCGAACCGGTCAAGGGCCCACGCCTTTTCGGCCGGCTCGATCAACACGCCATGAATGAGGCCGCACGCCAGCTCCTCAGGCAGGTGGGTATTACCAAAGACATCCCGCCGACCACCCCCATCAGCGCACTTTCAGGCGGTGAGCGGCAATCCGTCGCCATCGCCCGCGCCATGCATTTCGAGAGCGACCTGATCATCCTCGACGAGCCGACCAACAACCTTGGCGTTCAGGAGACCCAGGGAGTGCTGCGCTTCGTCCGGAACGCCCGCGACTCCGGGCATTCCTGCATCTTCATCGCCCACAACATCTACCACGTGTTTCAGGTGGTGGATCGCATCATCGTCCTGCGGCGCGGCAGAAAGGTGGCCGACGACATCGAACCTAAGCAGACGACGATCGATGCCGTCGAGCGCATCATTACCGGGATCGCGCTCACCCCGCCGCACTAATAGACCGGCAATCACCGATCACGTGATTACACGCGCGCACGCGCTGCACAGAAATCATTTTCTGTGCCGATGGTATTGACGATTTGTAATCCTTTTTCTAACTTCTTGGTGGCTCGCTCGCGAAACTCACGCCGGCAACCTCACTTGTCCAACCGGCCGCGGCCGGATGATCCGCCGCTGGCCAGAGGACCTACTCTAACTCAGCAGCAAATGGAACCTCGCAAACATGAGCGGACAGATCTTCATCGTTTATCGTCCCGATGACGCTTCGTCAGAGGCAGGACGCGTGTACGACCGCTTATCCACACACTGTGCCCAAAACCGGATCTCAATGGACGCCAATGCTGCCCCGGAGATCAACCCTGCAGAACCCGGCCCAAAAGACGGGAACCCTTCCTGCGACGTCTTGATCGCCATAATCGGCAAACGTTGGCTGGATGCTTCTGACGAAGAAGGAAAACGGCGGCTGGATGATCCGGAGGATTTTGTTCGGACCGAGATCGGGACCGCCCTTAAGCGCGGCATTCGCGTAATCCCCGTGCTGGTGGAGGGCGCGTTGATGCCCCGATCCGGCGAACTCCCTGACGAATTAAAAGCGCTGGTTCGCCGGCGAGCGATCAACGTCAGCCCGGATCAATTCCTGGATGATTTGGAGCAACTGACCGGCGCCGTCCAGCGAGCGTTGAAGACCGTTCGAACCCAAGATCGGCGCGATCGTCAGGAGCAGGCGCCCGTCGATATAGCGCGCCGCGCGCAGACTGACAGGGAACCGTTGCAAGCCGGCCCGCGGGAGCAGGAGGCCGTGCGGCGTGAGCCCCGGCACGAGGAACAGGCGAGCTTAAACGCCGAGCAGCAGTTGCTGGTACACCAGGAACGGCAGCAAACTGACCAGGGTGCGAAAGAAGGCCTGGAA
Proteins encoded:
- a CDS encoding ABC transporter permease is translated as MRLPSPLQRLVSRPEFGPFVLLVLETAVFTARSPAFMSPGNISNLLAFTPELGMITLGMTLLMTSGEFDLSVGSVFGFAPVVMWTFYNTHTASLEGGFLIAIALAAVIGSINGWFVTRLKIPSFLVTLGMLLVVRGTALYLTSGFPQRTWTANSWLMRVIVGEFAAGELHLYASLLWFLLFALLLHYVLTRSKAGNWIQAAGGNAEAARARGVRVTRTKSILFILTAVIAAYAGVTSSIRVSAANPNSGTGYELEVIAMVVIGGTALNGGRGTIIGTVIGVLILRMMRNGIVLVGVPGLAYNIFIGAIILAMMALHSWLERRHHAGT
- a CDS encoding sugar ABC transporter ATP-binding protein; amino-acid sequence: MADELVRMERINKYFGRVQALNDVTLSVRPNEIVGLLGDNGAGKSTLIKILSGALRADSGDIYIRGNKVDIRTTTDAIAHGIETIYQDSALVAQLSIARNLFLGREPVKGPRLFGRLDQHAMNEAARQLLRQVGITKDIPPTTPISALSGGERQSVAIARAMHFESDLIILDEPTNNLGVQETQGVLRFVRNARDSGHSCIFIAHNIYHVFQVVDRIIVLRRGRKVADDIEPKQTTIDAVERIITGIALTPPH